The genomic region CGCCGATCAGCCGTAAGCGTGCAATAGATCGGCTGAGCGCCGATCCGGCCCGTCGTCGTGGTGCGGCTGCCGCTGATCGTAAGCGGGCCGAACGGCTTTTGTCTGCGGCCTGAACGTCTACGGCAAGCGGCCCACACGGGCCGCTTTTCATTTGTAGATTTTTCCGCGCGGGTCCTTGTCAGCTTTTGGAAAGCTAGCCCGAATACTCAGCCATTGAGCTTAGCGGCGCTTGGCAGGGACAGCGCCTCCCCGGTGTACGCGAGGGGGCTAGAGCGCCGAGTCACGTCACCGCTAATCTCAATCGCAGCGCGGGCGCGGTAGGGACAACGCCCGATTCTTATCCTGACCTGGCGCCGAGCCGCGCCCGCGTTGCTTCCGGTCACTGAGACTGATCGCCCAAGCGCCTGGCAGCAACCGGTTCTGGTAGTTGCGCCATGGGCCTTCCGGACGATACTTTCCGCCGTCAGCTTCTGCCGCTTGAGGCTGGCCATGCTGAAGTTGGCGGGGCGTGCTAGGGACAGCGCTCTACCTCCAACGCTTCGGGGCGCCGTCACGTTGCCGCTAACTTCTACCATAGGTCCAAATGGACGGTGATCATCAGCGTGACAAACCTTCGCCCGCAGAGCTGAGACGTTCGGAGCGGATACTACGAGCCGATCAGATCGCACCTCGGGGCCTCACTAAGGCCAGTGCGGCAGCCTATTGTGGCTGCTCCAAGGACGCGTTCAACACGTGGGTTAAGAAGGGCTTGGTGCCGGAGGCTATCCCCGGCACTCAGCGTTGGGATCGCAAGGCGATTGACTGGTATCTGGACCGGGCTTCCGGTCTGCCTACCGGGGAGGCCGCATCGAGCGATCCCCTCGCAGAATGGCTGGTTTCAGAACGGAAGGCTGGCAGATAGGATTGTGCGGTGCGCGTGCATGCTGATGCCGACACCAAACCGCCCTTCGAGGGCGGCGCTATTTCTCGCTCAGGTACTCTTGACCTTGGCCACCGAAGGCCCCACAGCGCGAACTGCGCCTGCTAGTTGTTGGCCGGTCACCTTTGCCGCGACTGATCAGAGCGGGACGGCAAAGCCGCTGATGGCATCTAGGCGCGATGCCGTGAATCCGAAGTAGCCAGGGTCGCAGCCGTTCCGAGGATTAGATTACAATCCGAGTTCAACCTTAACGCTACGTTGCTACAGCGCGGCCGCAAGGATTCACACAGGTGCGGCAGCGCTATTTAAATTGCTTTGACTGACGTTTTGGTGGCGGGGAGGAACTCGCCCTCCGTGCCTAAGTTCTATGATTCCCCCGTTCGCCTCTGATCGGCTCATCGCCTCGTGTTTTGTCACGCCCCTCTGCATGAACGTCCTGTTTAACGTCTCGCCGCCGGCTACTGGCCAGCTCCGAAAGCTCGTTCTTCAGCGCATGCCGGCGAGTTTCGATACCTGGCATGTCGTCAACGAATTGCCGAACTTGGCGAGCTAACTCAACATCTGCAGGCACTCCAGATCGCTGGAGCTCGGCTGCATAGTCAAGATAACGCCGCCGGATTGCGTCCTGACGTGACTTGATCTGTTCGTCCCAAGGATGTTTGGCAGTCTTGCTACTCCTCACCTCCGAAAGCACCTCCTTCCGGGCGAGCTGATCGACATCAGGTGTGATCTTTCGCTTGCGCATGGCGAGGACTGCCCCGCGGTCGCCCTTTCGAACTCGCCCGCGGGTTCGCCGCGGCGTTGCCTCCGCCGAGATCCCGCGCAGCCGGAGTTCGCCAGCAAACCGTTCCCGCCACGCCTGCAGATCCGCCTTGCGCGGGTTGAGGCGCTTGCCGTCGTGGCCGAGGGACCGAACCGTCAAGTGCACGTGGGGATGCTTGTCGTCGAGATGCTGGACAAAGACGTAGTCGTGATTACAGCCGAACGTCTGGATGGCAAATGCCCGAGCGGAATCCTTGACAGCGACAGCATCGGTGCCAGCCGGCATCGACAGAATGATGTTGATCGAAAGCGATCCATCACGGCGGCGCTTGCCGTCGAGACTGGCATCATCTTCCCAGCGTTGCTGCAGATCTTTCAATCCGGAACGACCCGCTAGCGTCGCGCCCTGCTCTGTTTCCGCATCGAGCTCGCCGTTTCGCGTGATGTAGGCGAGGTGCGACTTCAGATGCGCCACGCTCTTTGTCCGCCCGGTGATCTTCACCATCACCTCTGGTGCTCGACGCACGATGCGCTCGAGCTTCGCACGCATCGCCGGCGTAAGGCGGCCCGGAGCCGCCTGATCGGGGATATCCCACTCGGCCCGCCCTGGGCGCCGATTGGGCGTTTCCCAGACGTACGAGATCGGCGGAAGTTCGAAGGCCAAGTCGTTCGGCCGCGGCGGACGCCGGCTCATGGCCTTCCATCCCAATAATCCGCGTTGCCATGCAGCGCACTACGCAATTGCGCGAGCTCTCTTTCGATGACCAATTTGGCCTCTCGAATCGCGGATAGATCCGGCTCAACCGCCCTGCCCTGCAGCACACTGCTGTTTGCGGCCCGCGCGATCTGGTTGATGTTGCCGCCGATCCGGTTGAGCTCGCGAACGATCGCGCGAAGCTCGCCATGCTCGTTCGGGGAATGCTGTACGGGCGACCCCAATCGCGAGCGCACCAGGGCAACAATCCAGCCGGTTCGCGTCATGCCACGCTGACGGGAGACTTCCGCGAGCTGCCGCATCTCGCTCTCGCGAAACCGCACCGTCACCTTTTCCGGCCGTCCAGGGCCAGGCGGACTCGCACAATGTTTTTCTGCGGGGGCCGTTCGAGTACTGCGAGATATAATTCACACCATGTGACACCATCATGACAAACCTAGGTACCTAGGTAGCTCTGGACAGGCAGGCTGCTACTCCCGTAGGTTGAGGCTCCGGAATCGGAGCTGGAAGGTGGCCGAATGAAATTTGTAATTGTCGTGCTCGATGGCCTTCGTCCTGACCAGCTAGACGAAGCAGTCACGCCGAATCTCGCCGAGCTGTCCAAAATCGGCCTTCGACTTGCCCGCCATACCTGATCGTTTCCCAGTGAGACGCGGGTTTCATCGGCCGCGCTGGCCACGGGCGGACATAGCTCGGCCCATGGAATCATCGGCAACCTTTTTTGGCAAACGGTCGGTCCATCGACGGATCTTCGCTCTCGGCGCTCCTGACGCTCGGCAGCGAACGCGGTGGCGTCCTCACCGCCACTACGATCGGCGAAGTCTTGGCGGCTCATGGTCGTGCGATGCTGACGATCAGATCTCAGTCGCAGGGCTCTTTTGGACTTTCGAGCTGGGGCAGTTGGCAGACAGGTGCGCCGGCGTTCTGGGTTCATGACCCATCAAAGTTCAGTAGCACTGCGGCCGTTCACCGCACTGCGTCATCGTTTCCACTGCTCCCTCCCGACGAGCGGCCGGCGCGTGCTACCATCGAACGTGTCGTCGATCTATTCTTTTCGTTTCTCAAGAAGGAAGCGCTTCCGGAGGTCAGCCTGCTCTGGCTTTCGGAGCCGGACATTACATATCACATGTTTGGACTTCAGCATCCTACGGCCCGTGAGGTGCTCCACGAGGTCGATCGGCAATTTGGACGCATTTTCGCTTGGTGGAGCGAGAAAGGAGAGCGTGAGGGAGTACAGCTTATTCTTGCATCCGATCACGGACACGCCATCATTGGAGAAAAGGTCTCCGTATTGAACCACCTGCAGCGGTCGGGATTCAAAGTCGGATACGAGCTCACGCCCGACGTAGACGCGCAATAACCGCTCAAAGGGTTGTCAATATTTGGGTCGGGGACAGAGAAGGCCATCTTCTGACAGAGATGTATCACAGCCTTTCCGAGCAGCCATGGTTTGGCGTGGCTTTCTCACGTAAGGCCGCTGATGGGTCTCCACTTGTCGCCAACACCCTCCCGCTTTCGGCTGTCATGGCCGAACACCAACGAAGCGCGGATCTGTCGTTTGTTCTCGCCGATTGCAGCGCGGCCAATCGGAACGCTCCGCCCGACGCCGTGTAGTACGATGGAGCCTATCCGATCGGCGTTGGCATGCACGGCGGGCTTTCGGCGAACGAGCTGTCTTCATTATGCATCCTTGCTGGCAATGGCTTTAAAACCGGAGTTGCTGCTGTCCCAACCAGCATCGTTGACCTGGTACCGACGATCCTTTCCAGCTTGAGACTGCCGCTACCGTCGACAGTGCAGGGCCGTATCATTGATGAAGCTTTGCAAGATCGCGAGGACTCAAGCCAGTATGATGTCGAAGATGCGAGCGTCTCAGTTGCCTCTTCAGCGCGCCGGGCAACTGTCTTCCGGGAGCGTTACGGACAGCGCCTTTATCTGAGGGGAGCGGCCGTAACGCGGCTGGCCCAGCCGAAGAACGATAGACCTGACGCTAATCCGACGCAGTTGAACACCTGAACCACGGACTATTTGCCCTATGTACCAAGGAAAGCGCTGGGAATTTGTTCGATCGAACATCGAAGAAGCTATTGCGTCGAGCCGATTTCGGCCAGGCGGAAAAGCTTCCGAACGACGTCGAGCTTGCTCTCAAATATGGTGTCAACCGGCACACCGTAAGATACGCCATTCGGAGACTTGAGCAGGAAGGATTGCTTCGTGTCGAGCAGGGGAGAGGCACCTTCGTTGTCGAACATCCAACAACCTATCTTCTCTCCCCTCAAACCCGGCTGACCGATAATCTCATCTCGCAAGGCCGCTTGGCACGTCGTAAGATCCTGTCTGCTGCAACGGTACCGGCAGACGAGCGGTTGGCCGGCTACCTCGACTTGCAGGCCGGTGACGATGTGCTGCGCATCGACACGCTGAGTTACCAAGACGAGATCCCGATCGTCATCGCGCATAGCTACTTTCCGGCGAAACGCACTCCAGGACTGCTGGATAAATTCTCTGGCACCAACTCGATGTCGACAGCTCTCAGGCGCATCGGAATTGACGACTACTCGCAGCAATGGGTGACGATAAGTGCGCGTCTGCCCTTCGCCCATGAGGCGCGCCTGCTTGAAATGTCCACTTCGGCGCCGGTCTTCGTCAAAGAGGGCCTTGATTGCTCCGGCCGTGTTCCGATCAAATTTGGCGAGAATGTACTTTGCGCACCAAGAATCAGCTTCAGATTCGACTTCAAAGAGATTAGTTCCGCGGAGCAGTCGCTTGCAGGAAAGTCTCGATCCGGAAAAGCGCAAGCGAGCAAATCGAAATCATCTGCCTCCCTCAAGGTCTAGGTCTCGTCCCATTCCCGCGGTCAAAGCGGCTGGGCGCAAAATGACTGTTTCGCTACCACCTCATCGCTTGGGATGTGTTTTCACATTGTATGCCGGGACGAGCGCTTGCGTTCTGCTAAGACAATGGGCGCCGCTTTGATTGCGGCCTCCGTCAAGCTTACGGTTCTTGGCCGTTCTTACCCGCCCGGCCTCAGAGGCTGCCGCGAATGTCGAAGAGGCGCAGCGACAAACCTTCCGTGACCGTCTTGAACTTCACCCTAGGCGATAGGATCAAACGTAGTCGGCTTCTGCGAAGATGCGCTCGGCGGTACGCAGATCTTCCGCGTCATCGATTTCGTACCACCTGAGCCCGTCGCATCTCACCGCAGCAAGCAGCAAGCCTCGTGTTTCCACGAGATAGGAAAGAAGCTCCTCGGTGTAGGCCTGGGTAGCTCCGGCCCTGATCATATCGTCTAGGGCCGGAATGACCTCCGTCCGCAGAGTAGACGCGGACAGCCGTAACAGATTTATCGTCTTGTAGAGAGGGGGGCCACCCGCGATTAGATCTCGCGCTGTTTGCTTCAAGCGAAATTCTGAAATGAAGCCAAGATCGGACAACAGGACCGCCGATCCCTGCATCAGCTCATGGAAGGGAGCGACAGCAGCAGCGTTGGGCGCTTCAGTGATGATCAGCTGCCGCAATACATTTTCCTCGAAGAAGACGTCGCCCTCAAGAACGAAGTAATCTCCGGAAAGGAGTGCGTCACGCGCCAGCCATAGCGAATAGGCGCTCCCAGTACGGTCGTAAGCGGAGGATTCGACGTAGTCAATCGTAACACTGCCAAAGCGGCTGCCGCAGGCCTCTTGGATCGCCTCTTTGCGATACCCCACAACGATCGTTACGTGTTCCACGCCAAGACAGCCAAGATTATGTAGGGCGTTGTGCAGGATGGGGGTGCCATGGATTTGGACTAGAGGTTTTGGGCTTAGCTCCGTGAGCGGCCGTAGACGAGAGCCCACTCCAGCGGCAAGAATGAGAGCATGCTTGGGAACATTCACAGGCATTTCAATTCGCTTTCTTCATCCCGCCTATGGTTCTGCAAGCATCCTGAGCGCCTCTGTTAAGTGTCAGGTGCCGCAGACTTGTGAGACCACCCCAGAGTTTGAAAGAGGCAGGCATGAATCGTGGTCGGCGTATACACTTGCATCAGCCGCTGTGTGTCCGTTCTTGAGCCGTAGGCAAAGCTGTTTTGCCATGTCGAGAGCCTCTCCAGGAGTTTTACGTCGCTGACAGTTCTGTGACACTGAGCGGGACCGACGAAAGGTGAGGGACTCATCGGCAGATTTTGAACAAAGGAAGCTTCAGGTGACAAACCCTGCTGCCATGGACTAGCGGGGCTGCAGATATTGCTTTTCGGCCACGGCGAGTTCGTCATACCTCAGGAGCTCGAATATCTCGCAGAGCGGTGCGATCTGAGGCTCAATGCTCGCAACGCTCTCTTGAGCTGCGATACTATCGCAGGCGCGCCGCATTGCAGCTGCCGCAGCTCGCATGGAGTGGTTGGTCCAAACCACTGTGGAGATGCGCGCATCCCGATAGGCTGAGACGGGCGTTCGATAGTATGTGGTCGGAACGATCACGACAGGTAGCCGGTTGCGCCACTCGGTGACGAACGAAAGTATCTCGTCCGCGGTACTCTTTCGCGAGTGAATCAAGATAGCATCGGCTCCCGCGTCGGCATAAGCGTGAGCACGCAAGATAGCTTCGTTCAATCCGTGCCCGGCGATCAGCGCCTCGATCCTGGCCACGAGAACAAGAGTTTCGGCGACTGCATCCTTTACAGTCCGCAGACGACCGGAGAATTCATCGATATCGGCGAGCGGATGCCGCTCACCAATGAGCGAGTTCAGCTTCGGGAAGCAGCTGTCCTCAAGCGAGACGCCTGCTGCGCCAGCCTGACCAAGTTTGCGTGCGAGCAGGCGAGCATTGTTGAAATTGCCGAAGCCGCCATCCCCATCAACGAGCACAGGTAGCTCTGTCGAGTCCACTATGCGCTCGACGCTCTGGACGAGCTGGCTCCATGAAGCTTCATTGGCATCACGATAGCCCAGGGAGCTGGCAATCGACAGACCAGACGCCCAGAGCCCCTTGAACCCTGACCGCTGTGCGATTGTGGCGGATAGGCCATCATGCGCTTCCATCAGAAACGAGAGCTCATCATTCGAGCAGACCTGGACATGAAGCATTTCGGCAGGCGACGGCCGCGCGCATTGATGACCTGCGGTGGGCCGAACGGCTTGTGGTTGATACTGCATGCCTAAATCCCGTAAGCCGACCTAGATTGCCACCAATGTCACTGCTCATATCGCTTCGGCGTGATGCCGCTCAATGACCAGCATTGGTAGTTTATCGGGACCGCAAAGGCTTGCATGATCGCGATAGGAGGCACGCCGAACGCAAAGCTTTCGCTATGGGTTGATTGGCCTCGCGCCTAAGGCTGGAAGAAGGGTTTTGTATGCAAATGAATGACCTTCCGTTCGCGAGCCTGGTGCTGCGGCCCCCAGCGAGAATTGCCCCCCACTCCTCGGCGGGGGAGGAGCCCTTAGTGATATCCGGCTCACATAGAGTTTGACGCAAATATCGAACAGCCACGATTGTCGCAATGCTGCTGTCAGGTTGACGACATACGTCGCAAGCCTGTCGACAGGGCTGCGGTGGGATGGCAGGATCCGCGCGAATGGCGCGGCAATCGCCGAAGAATTTGTCCTGCCTCGCCGACAGTTTGCTGGCGCCACTGAGTGGTATGGCATTTGCTGATGCTTTCCTGTTCTCTGGACTACAGGAGAAATTCATGGCGGATAGGCAAGAGGTTGTGCTGTCGGAACGGGAAAGACAGTGTTTGCGATGGGTCGAGGAAGGGAAGTCATCCTGGGAGATCGGGGTCATCCTGAACGTGAGTCTGAATACCGTCAACTTTCATCTCAAGAATGCGATGCGAAAGCTGGAAACATCCACCCGGACTTAGTGCGTCGTCAAAGCGCGACGTCAGGGTATTATCTAAGGTAACGGCATCGGTGCCGTTGCCCCTAATGCAGATATGGCGAAGTGTAAGGCGCGACTTTGGGTTGCTCCGGCGGAATGCGAAGCAAATTACGCGCCCGCAGCTGAAGGGCGTGCTTCTATTTCGTCGCCGATCGTCACGGGGCGCCGTGGACCACCAGGCGAGGTGAGATCGCGGCGCAGAACGCTCTTGAAAGCTCGAGGATCTGTCGGATCCCTGTGTTAACGTTCTGATCGATCCATCCCCGTGCTGCGGACGCGGCGGTCGGATGCGTGTCCCAAATTGGGAGGCGATCGTAGCGGTTTAGGTACTAAAGTCGTTGTCAGCGGAAAGGCGGTGTAGACGGCCTAGGCCGGGCACGAAGACGGCAATGACAGTCCGTGAACCCATTTTCGAAAGCGTGCTGCTGTTAGACGTTGCCCCATACTCTAGCGCTCTGCGCGCTACCAAGTGCGGGCAATCCTCACGAAGCGTAGCTGGCTCTATGAGCGACCTCTTCGCTGACCTCCGATGCGAATGTTGGGGTCTTCTGATGATGTAGCGGATTCGAGATAAGCTAAACATGTTTGCGGCGGAAGCCGCGATCCGGATGTCTGGAAAGGTAGGCGACTCCGAAGTCAAGCTGACTGAGTTGGACCACGACCAGAGGGCGCCATCAATGATGTGCAAAGTTGCAGTATCGTCGGGCCTCGAGGAGGAGGCGAGGCGTGCAACGCGACTACAAATCGTTGCGCGATGTAGAGCTCATCTGCATTCTCCGCGAGGTGGGTACGACAGGTGCGGAGCCATTAACGACGCACGCTCCTGCCAAGCTGGTCAAACATTCGAGTTGCAATTTCGTTCGATCGCATAGTGGGGAGCCGCCCGCATTGTTCGTGCCGCGGGCAGAGTATCAAGCCGACCACATCGGAGTATCCTCATCACGGTATGAATAGGGGCATGTAATCGAACCGCATCGTATAACCGCGCAGGGCCACACCTGACAGGGCCAAGGTTGCGGGCCGGGACAGCTTGAAGAAAGATTCTCTTAAGCGAAGTGCAGGTCCTTCCGATGCTGTTGGGTCGGGCGAGGTGGAGGACCGTCTCGATGGTCAACCAGGAGCCCGAGTCCATCATCTCGGTATGGGCTGGACCAACGAGGCTCAAATCCCCTTGTATCAAGATTATGCCTCGGCGCTGACCGCCTATAACGAGATCGATCCCGCTGATGCCGCGTTGAAGGAGGCTGCCCTATGGAGCCGTGATGTCGGCCTTTGACGCTTTAGTGGCCCCACTGAACCATACACAGGACATACTCTGGGATCTGCCAGCGGCGACAGCTTCACGCCATGGTCATCGCGGACAAGAGCTCGGTGCCCGAGAGGACTGACCGAACGAAAAGCATAGCACGGTGGATGACAGACTTCTGTAGCAGGACAGAGGAGCAATATCCAGGTCTTTGGCGCTGACGCGGTTCTTGCGCACGGCGCAGGCCTAGGAAATCAAGGCATCATATGAGTGGTCCATCACCAGAATGGGGGCGATACAATCAATTCATGTTCTATGCCTAAACGACGCTGATGCGAGGGGGGGCGGCGCCAGTCGGCGCGCTGGTGCCCGTTGATCGCTCCGCGGCGGAAAGCGGCGCTTGCTCTAGGCCGCAACAGCACCGTCACGGAACAGTTCGCAGCGAGGGTTGCACGAGCCTTGAACCGCCAAGAGGTGTTGCAGCGTAGGCCGTTTCTTGGGCATTTTTACTCTCCTTGTCTCGAGCGCAATTCTCCCGGCAATCAGTTAACGAACCGAGTTATCGGTGTGACTTCGCATGTTGCGCAAGGAAAAAGCTCCTCCAACTAGGCAATGCTTGCAGCCGAGGTGTCGAGATCGCCATGCATACCACCTTGGCATGATGTCGATCTGGCTGCTGATCAATGCGCTGATCGTTGTCCTGATGATGCCCGTCGACAAGTCTGCCCGGTGACGCCAACCAGGAGAACCTCGCATGCGGAGGTAAGCAGCATCGCTGCGTCCCAGTCTTGCCACTGAAGATCGAAAAAAGCTGGCGCTGTCTCACAGGCTGTCCGCCGACAGGCTGTGATGTCCGCTTGGCAACCAATGGCGGCAACGGAACATGGCCGTGCAGCCCCCGAACGGCTGAAACTTGCGACTCCTTAGCCGGCACGCAGCTTGCAGTAAGCGGCGCATGACATAGCGCAAGCCGCGCTATGTCATGCGCTTGCACGGTTTCCGCCGCGTCTGCCTGACGCGCCAGGGCCGGCCAGCGTGGCCCGCCGATCTTATCGAGAAAAAGTCCATGAACACGCCACCACTCTTGTCCGCGGTGTTGCCTTCGATTGCTAGCGCCACGTCCACGGCGCTTTCAAAGGAGCGAACGGATGCGGCGGTGACTGACGACCCATTCCTTTGGCTTGAGGAGATGGAAGGGCCAGGCGCGTTGGCTTGGGCTCGCGGCGAGAACGAGAAGACGCTCGGGGTGCTTCAGTCAGATCCTCGCTATCGGCGCTTCTACGAACAGGCGCTCTCCATCCTGCAGGCCAAAGATCGGATCGCAGATGTTCCATTCGAAGGGGGCGGTTTGGAGCAGTTCTGG from Bradyrhizobium sp. CB1015 harbors:
- a CDS encoding alkaline phosphatase family protein — its product is MANGRSIDGSSLSALLTLGSERGGVLTATTIGEVLAAHGRAMLTIRSQSQGSFGLSSWGSWQTGAPAFWVHDPSKFSSTAAVHRTASSFPLLPPDERPARATIERVVDLFFSFLKKEALPEVSLLWLSEPDITYHMFGLQHPTAREVLHEVDRQFGRIFAWWSEKGEREGVQLILASDHGHAIIGEKVSVLNHLQRSGFKVGYELTPDVDAQ
- the phnF gene encoding phosphonate metabolism transcriptional regulator PhnF — its product is MFDRTSKKLLRRADFGQAEKLPNDVELALKYGVNRHTVRYAIRRLEQEGLLRVEQGRGTFVVEHPTTYLLSPQTRLTDNLISQGRLARRKILSAATVPADERLAGYLDLQAGDDVLRIDTLSYQDEIPIVIAHSYFPAKRTPGLLDKFSGTNSMSTALRRIGIDDYSQQWVTISARLPFAHEARLLEMSTSAPVFVKEGLDCSGRVPIKFGENVLCAPRISFRFDFKEISSAEQSLAGKSRSGKAQASKSKSSASLKV
- a CDS encoding phosphocholine cytidylyltransferase family protein, which encodes MPVNVPKHALILAAGVGSRLRPLTELSPKPLVQIHGTPILHNALHNLGCLGVEHVTIVVGYRKEAIQEACGSRFGSVTIDYVESSAYDRTGSAYSLWLARDALLSGDYFVLEGDVFFEENVLRQLIITEAPNAAAVAPFHELMQGSAVLLSDLGFISEFRLKQTARDLIAGGPPLYKTINLLRLSASTLRTEVIPALDDMIRAGATQAYTEELLSYLVETRGLLLAAVRCDGLRWYEIDDAEDLRTAERIFAEADYV
- a CDS encoding relaxase/mobilization nuclease domain-containing protein, with the translated sequence MSRRPPRPNDLAFELPPISYVWETPNRRPGRAEWDIPDQAAPGRLTPAMRAKLERIVRRAPEVMVKITGRTKSVAHLKSHLAYITRNGELDAETEQGATLAGRSGLKDLQQRWEDDASLDGKRRRDGSLSINIILSMPAGTDAVAVKDSARAFAIQTFGCNHDYVFVQHLDDKHPHVHLTVRSLGHDGKRLNPRKADLQAWRERFAGELRLRGISAEATPRRTRGRVRKGDRGAVLAMRKRKITPDVDQLARKEVLSEVRSSKTAKHPWDEQIKSRQDAIRRRYLDYAAELQRSGVPADVELARQVRQFVDDMPGIETRRHALKNELSELASSRRRDVKQDVHAEGRDKTRGDEPIRGERGNHRT
- a CDS encoding DUF3606 domain-containing protein; translated protein: MTGQQLAGAVRAVGPSVAKVKST
- the aepX gene encoding phosphoenolpyruvate mutase, which gives rise to MLHVQVCSNDELSFLMEAHDGLSATIAQRSGFKGLWASGLSIASSLGYRDANEASWSQLVQSVERIVDSTELPVLVDGDGGFGNFNNARLLARKLGQAGAAGVSLEDSCFPKLNSLIGERHPLADIDEFSGRLRTVKDAVAETLVLVARIEALIAGHGLNEAILRAHAYADAGADAILIHSRKSTADEILSFVTEWRNRLPVVIVPTTYYRTPVSAYRDARISTVVWTNHSMRAAAAAMRRACDSIAAQESVASIEPQIAPLCEIFELLRYDELAVAEKQYLQPR
- a CDS encoding MobC family plasmid mobilization relaxosome protein, producing the protein MRQLAEVSRQRGMTRTGWIVALVRSRLGSPVQHSPNEHGELRAIVRELNRIGGNINQIARAANSSVLQGRAVEPDLSAIREAKLVIERELAQLRSALHGNADYWDGRP